From the genome of Kiloniellales bacterium, one region includes:
- the dnaA gene encoding chromosomal replication initiator protein DnaA — protein sequence MTQSDGVPELQEAWARVRGRLRADVGESAYRSWLKPLTLMSSKNGVVRMAVPTRFMRDWVTGNYADRIRALWCSEDRRVKTVEIVVRPAERPSPKRATEEAAPAAKVAPRPSDAGLYASAPEAAPREISAPLDPRFTFENFVVGKPNELAYAAARRVAEAEIVPFNPLFLYGGVGLGKTHLMNAIAWHITKSRPERRIIYLSAEKFMYQFVRALRTKDTMAFKEQFRSVDVLMIDDVQFIGGREATQEEFFHTFNALVDRNRQVVISADKSPSDLEGVEERMRSRLGWGLVADIHPTTYELRLGILQSKAEQLGAGIPGKVLEFLAHKIPSNVRELEGALNRIVAHATLVGRPVTLEATQEVLHDLLRANDRRVTIDEIQKRVAEHYNIRLADMHSARRARAVARPRQVAMYLAKQLTSRSLPEIGRKFGGRDHTTVMHAVRKVEELKTIDSSFADDVELLRRMLES from the coding sequence ATGACCCAGAGTGACGGGGTACCTGAGTTGCAGGAAGCGTGGGCGCGTGTCCGGGGCCGGTTGCGCGCCGATGTCGGGGAATCCGCCTACCGAAGCTGGCTGAAGCCGCTGACCTTGATGTCCTCCAAGAATGGCGTCGTGCGTATGGCCGTGCCGACGCGCTTCATGCGCGACTGGGTGACGGGAAACTACGCGGACCGCATCCGGGCGCTGTGGTGCAGCGAGGACCGGCGGGTGAAGACCGTCGAGATCGTGGTCCGCCCGGCGGAGCGGCCGAGTCCGAAGCGCGCCACGGAGGAGGCGGCACCGGCGGCCAAGGTCGCGCCGCGTCCGAGCGACGCCGGCCTCTACGCCAGCGCGCCGGAGGCCGCGCCGCGGGAGATCTCGGCGCCGCTCGATCCGCGCTTCACCTTCGAGAACTTCGTGGTCGGCAAGCCCAACGAACTCGCCTATGCCGCGGCGCGACGGGTCGCCGAGGCCGAGATCGTGCCCTTCAATCCTCTGTTCCTCTACGGCGGCGTCGGCCTGGGCAAGACCCACCTGATGAACGCCATCGCCTGGCACATCACCAAATCGCGGCCCGAGCGGCGGATCATCTACCTTTCTGCCGAGAAGTTCATGTACCAGTTCGTCCGCGCCCTGCGCACCAAGGACACCATGGCCTTCAAGGAGCAGTTCCGCTCGGTCGACGTGCTGATGATCGACGACGTGCAGTTCATCGGCGGACGCGAGGCCACCCAGGAGGAGTTCTTCCACACCTTCAACGCCCTGGTCGACCGCAACCGTCAGGTCGTGATCTCGGCGGACAAGAGTCCCTCGGACCTGGAAGGCGTGGAGGAGCGGATGCGCTCGCGTCTCGGCTGGGGCCTGGTCGCGGACATCCACCCGACGACCTACGAGCTGCGCCTCGGGATCCTGCAGTCCAAGGCCGAGCAGCTGGGCGCCGGGATTCCCGGCAAGGTCCTGGAGTTCCTGGCCCACAAGATTCCCTCCAACGTGCGCGAGCTCGAAGGCGCGCTGAACCGCATCGTCGCCCACGCGACCCTGGTCGGCCGGCCGGTGACCCTGGAGGCGACCCAGGAGGTGCTGCACGACCTGCTGCGCGCCAACGACCGCCGGGTGACCATCGACGAGATCCAGAAGCGGGTCGCCGAGCACTACAACATCCGCCTGGCCGACATGCATTCGGCGCGCCGGGCCCGCGCCGTGGCCCGCCCGCGGCAGGTCGCGATGTATCTCGCCAAGCAGCTGACCTCCCGCTCGCTGCCCGAGATCGGCCGCAAGTTCGGCGGCCGGGACCACACCACGGTGATGCACGCGGTGCGCAAGGTCGAGGAGCTGAAGACCATCGATTCCAGCTTCGCCGACGATGTCGAGCTGCTCCGCCGGATGCTCGAAAGCTAG
- the dnaN gene encoding DNA polymerase III subunit beta, producing the protein MKLTIERAALLRSLGHVQSVVERRNTIPILANVLIEAEAGKLRLTATDMDLNIVDEVAAEIGDAGATTAPAHTLYDIVRKLPDGAQVELSTGGDSGRMVLRSGRSEFTLSTLPKEDFPAMGSGDLPQSFQLKASALRDIIDRTRFAISTEETRYYLNGIYLHAAEADGTEVLRAVATDGHRLARFQMPLPEGAAAMPAAIIPRKTVNEVRKLIDETEDPVTVSLSDTRIEFAFDATLLTSKLIDGTFPDYQRVIPSGNDKMMEVRCKDFAEAVDRVSTISSEKSRAVKLSVHGGSLTLSANSPENGTAVEELEIDYGGQELEIGFNSRYLLDIAQQIEGEGAQFAMADASSPTIVRDAADGDALYVLMPMRV; encoded by the coding sequence ATGAAGCTGACCATTGAACGCGCCGCGCTGCTCAGGTCTTTGGGCCATGTGCAGAGTGTCGTCGAGCGCCGCAACACCATTCCGATACTGGCCAACGTCCTGATCGAGGCGGAGGCCGGCAAGCTCCGGCTGACCGCGACGGACATGGACCTCAACATCGTCGACGAAGTGGCGGCCGAGATCGGCGACGCCGGTGCGACCACGGCCCCCGCGCACACGCTCTACGACATCGTCCGCAAGCTGCCGGACGGCGCCCAGGTCGAGCTTTCGACCGGTGGCGACAGCGGCCGCATGGTGCTGCGCTCGGGCCGTTCGGAGTTTACGCTGTCGACACTGCCGAAGGAGGACTTCCCGGCCATGGGCAGCGGCGACCTGCCGCAGAGCTTCCAGCTCAAGGCCAGCGCGCTGCGCGACATCATCGACCGGACCCGCTTCGCGATCTCGACCGAGGAGACCCGCTACTACCTCAACGGGATCTATCTCCACGCCGCGGAGGCCGATGGCACCGAGGTCCTGCGCGCGGTGGCGACCGACGGACACCGTCTGGCGCGCTTCCAGATGCCGCTTCCAGAGGGCGCAGCCGCCATGCCCGCCGCGATCATTCCGCGCAAGACGGTCAACGAGGTGCGCAAGCTGATCGACGAGACCGAGGATCCCGTCACGGTCTCGCTCTCCGACACCCGGATCGAGTTCGCCTTCGACGCGACCTTGCTGACCTCCAAGCTGATCGACGGCACCTTCCCCGACTATCAGAGGGTGATTCCGTCGGGCAACGACAAGATGATGGAGGTCCGCTGCAAGGACTTCGCCGAGGCGGTGGACCGGGTCTCGACGATCTCCAGCGAGAAGAGCCGGGCGGTGAAGCTCTCCGTGCACGGTGGCAGCTTGACCCTCTCGGCCAACAGCCCGGAGAACGGCACCGCAGTCGAGGAGCTGGAGATCGACTACGGCGGCCAGGAGCTGGAGATCGGATTCAACTCGCGCTACCTGCTGGACATCGCCCAGCAGATCGAAGGCGAGGGCGCCCAGTTTGCGATGGCCGACGCCTCCTCGCCCACCATCGTGCGCGATGCGGCCGACGGCGACGCGCTCTACGTGCTCATGCCGATGCGGGTTTGA